One stretch of Patagioenas fasciata isolate bPatFas1 chromosome 6 unlocalized genomic scaffold, bPatFas1.hap1 SUPER_6_unloc_3, whole genome shotgun sequence DNA includes these proteins:
- the LOC136116177 gene encoding olfactory receptor 14J1-like, whose amino-acid sequence MSNSSSITQFLLLPFTDTRELQLLHFWLFLGIYLAALLGNGLIITTIAWDQHLHTPMYFFLLNLALLDLGSISTIVPKSMANSLWDTRVISYAGCAAQLFLFFFLASAEFYLLTVMSYDRYVAICKPLHYGTLLGSRACVHMAAAAWATGFLYSLLHTANTFSLPLCKGNALAQFFCEIPQILKLSCSHSYLREVWLLVFSLLIGFGCFVFIVLSYVQIFRAVLRIPSEQGRHKAFSTCLPHLAVVSLFLSTAMFAHLKPPSISSPSLDLVVSVLYSVVPPAVNPLIYSMRNQELKDALWKLMTGFLLNL is encoded by the coding sequence atgtccaacagcagctccatcacccagttcctcctcctgccgttcacagacacacgggagctgcagctcttgcacttctggctcttcctgggcatctacctggctgccctcctgggcaacggcctcatcatcaccaccatagcctgggaccagcacctccacacccctatgtacttcttcctgctcaacctcgccctcctcgacctgggctccatctccaccattgtccccaaatccatggccaactctctgtgggataccagggtcatttcctatgcaggctgtgctgcacaactctttctttttttctttttagcttcagcagaattttaccttctcactgtcatgtcctacgaccgctacgttgccatctgcaaacccctgcactacgggaccctcctgggcagcagagcttgtgtccacatggcagcagctgcctgggccactgggtttctctattctctgctgcacacggccaatacattttcactgcccctgtgcaagggcaatgccctggcccagttcttctgtgaaatcccccagatcctcaagctctcctgctcacactcttacctcagagaagtttggcttcttgtgtttagtctgttaattggttttggatgttttgtgttcattgtgctgtcctatgtgcagatcttcagggccgtgctgaggatcccctctgagcagggacggcacaaagccttttccacctgcctccctcacctggccgtggtctccctgtttctcagcactgccatgtttgcccacctgaagcccccctccatctcctccccatccctggatctggtggtgtctgttctgtactcggtggtgcctccagcagtgaaccccctcatctacagcatgaggaaccaggagctcaaggatgccctgtggaaactgatgactggatttcttctgaacctataa